The following coding sequences lie in one Pseudorca crassidens isolate mPseCra1 chromosome 2, mPseCra1.hap1, whole genome shotgun sequence genomic window:
- the RGS4 gene encoding regulator of G-protein signaling 4, giving the protein MCKGLAGLPASCLRSAKDMKHRLGFLLQKSDSCEHNSSHSKRDKVVICQRVSQEEVKKWAESLENLISHECGLAAFKAFLKSEYSEENIDFWISCEEYKKIKSPSKLSPKAKKIYNEFISVQATKEVNLDSCTREETSRNMLEPTITCFDEAQKKIFNLMEKDSYRRFLKSRFYLDLANLSSCGSEKQKGAKSSTDSPSLVPQCA; this is encoded by the exons ATGTGCAAAGGACTTGCAGGTCTGCCGGCTTCTTGCTTGAGGAG TGCAAAAGATATGAAACATCGGCTCGGTTTCTTGCTGCAGAAGTCTGATTCCTGTGAACATAATTCTTCCCACAGCAAGAGGGACAAAGTGGTGATTTGTCAGAG GGTGAGCCAGGAGGAAGTCAAAAAGTGGGCTGAATCACTGGAAAACCTGATTAGTCATGAAT GTGGACTGGCTGCTTTCAAAGCTTTCTTGAAGTCTGAATACAGTGAGGAGAACATTGACTTCTGGATCAGCTGTGAAGAGTACAAGAAAATCAAATCACCCTCTAAACTAAGTCCCAAGGCCAAAAAGATCTATAATGAATTCATCTCCGTCCAGGCAACGAAAGAG GTAAACCTGGACTCTTGCACCAGGGAGGAGACAAGTCGTAACATGCTGGAGCCTACGATAACCTGCTTTGATGAGGCTCAGAAGAAGATTTTCAACCTGATGGAAAAGGATTCATACCGCCGCTTCCTCAAGTCCCGATTCTATCTTGATTTGGCCAACCTTTCCAGCTGTGGGTCAGAGAAGCAGAAAGGAGCCAAAAGTTCTACAGACAGTCCTTCCCTGGTGCCCCAGTGTGCCTAA